One genomic segment of Trypanosoma brucei brucei TREU927 chromosome 11 chr11_scaffold02 genomic scaffold, whole genome shotgun sequence includes these proteins:
- a CDS encoding variant surface glycoprotein, producing MSISHVLWSTALIALTSVKTADANIDTGANRREFGAMCNVLRWTSTTFTNKADDWDDDKIYNSIADINMTLAEKEWRAMFLQEGQAEKWQLKLPTKHAENAAFQKMWALWACAAQRVGSERGLTDKLKKLKANELTATDLSLRRQRVQQIADKAHGIYFELKKLNRKKLKATPATIKAKIYTAVLGKADAVLGTDPTDDDSITSGGTSAATRSNGCGNSNIANQPGKNLGTVALCVCAKGASGTAVDDACWSETAAEVAYPTAASQAKTKIHELIKMCGTAAHTKLTADAVEASIKGLTSIMHTSSSGTYIGEYLATGCNGEDNGVVCFKYGTLTTTTNSNLMTIPWLAELHQLKQDLTGDDNLERAGQPLVQQLTILEAEVKEITAGELLMRQDSLFVNQPTHPASPEKVATVGEVCSKHNGSNTTCPRDKRTYDEKENKCNPIKQVEGVTAEGTGEKTTTEKCRGKLEKDCKSPDCKWEETVCKDSSFLVNKKLALISTNFVDLMF from the coding sequence ATGTCAATAAGCCATGTCCTGTGGTCTACAGCGCTAATAGCGCTAACAAGTGTGAAAACAGCAGATGCCAACATCGACACAGGTGCCAACCGCCGGGAGTTCGGTGCCATGTGCAACGTGCTCCGGTGGACCTCAACAACATTCACCAACAAAGCAGACGACTGGGACGACGACAAGATTTACAATAGTATAGCTGACATCAACATGACCCTCGCAGAAAAAGAGTGGCGCGCGATGTTCCTTCAGGAAGGCCAAGCGGAGAAATGGCAGTTAAAGCTACCAACTAAGCACGCAGAAAATGCCGCTTTCCAAAAAATGTGGGCACTCTGGGCATGCGCTGCCCAGAGAGTAGGATCGGAACGCGGTCTGACGGACAAATTGAAAAAGCTAAAAGCGAACGAACTGACCGCAACAGATCTATCTTTGCGTAGGCAAAGAGTGCAACAAATAGCAGACAAAGCCCATGGCATATACTTCGAACTTAAAAAACTCAACAGGAAAAAACTAAAAGCAACACCGGCAACAATTAAAGCGAAGATATACACGGCGGTACTAGGCAAAGCGGATGCTGTACTAGGAACAGATCCGACGGACGACGACTCAATAACGTCAGGCGGAACCTCGGCAGCGACCCGCAGCAACGGCTGTGGGAACAGCAATATAGCAAATCAGCCCGGCAAAAACTTGGGTACCGTGGCACTATGCGTATGTGCAAAAGGGGCAAGCGGTACAGCAGTAGACGACGCGTGCTGGAGTGAGACGGCGGCCGAGGTGGCATACCCAACAGCGGCCAGCCAGGCGAAAACGAAGATACACGAGCTCATTAAAATGTGTGGGACAGCGGCGCACACAAAGCTGACGGCAGACGCAGTAGAAGCTTCCATCAAAGGCCTGACGAGCATCATGCACACGTCCAGCAGCGGAACCTATATTGGAGAATATCTCGCAACAGGCTGCAACGGAGAAGACAACGGCGTGGTCTGCTTCAAATATGGCACTCTGACGACAACGACGAACAGCAACCTCATGACCATCCCGTGGCTGGCCGAGTTGCACCAGCTAAAGCAGGACCTCACAGGTGACGACAACCTGGAGAGAGCTGGCCAACCGCTAGTCCAACAACTTACTATCCTTGAAGCGGAGGTGAAAGAAATTACAGCAGGTGAGCTCCTGATGAGGCAAGACAGTTTATTCGTAAATCAACCAACTCACCCGGCGTCACCAGAAAAAGTAGCTACAGTCGGCGAAGTGTGTAGCAAACACAACGGCAGCAATACAACTTGTCCTCGAGACAAACGCACGTAcgatgaaaaagagaataaatGCAATCCAATAAAACAAGTAGAGGGAGTAACGGCagaaggaacaggagagaaaacaacaacagagaaatgcaGAGGGAAATTGGAGAAAGATTGCAAATCTCCGgactgcaaatgggaggaAACAGTATGCAAGGATTCCAGTTTCCTCGTAAacaag
- a CDS encoding variant surface glycoprotein, translating into MTESSQQRRSTFNRYIAAAVAILLPILPQQAIQQLPPAVLADVNTVCREATYFTVASNQYVQKLQQLSSDLTSSQIQTKVWQLAAAKAAAVDKKAFYTSLIAYDNKRRREAAITATAAIQAVTRALAAVARQAGYLNGREHAADLLAGAALAGDPTHSGTRCTHAITQTPTTFSTCTDGSLEAAGFTNTDLDIFRTTHVKISKHSDLKTLTSTSNVIATTTGTTFTGASAGKCQDSSESGITDVQLSLKLTKEASLSTAASKLKNHGTARDSCRQKPEQQQVEANEDKLERLICEAQQAVAKAKLDITGLDVAALQADEVMLEATNNLAMGNERVGDPTKREGKEAVAKKIAALAGDPTNFYATFVSELNKQKVTFKKAGKTTEKSLEDIAKSDDFGIAVSYFEGQSMLAIADAATKTCKPQLTETEATCAARGAGDDCKSPCKLVEEEGGKKKCTLDAKAAKKQAQNQETEDKDDKTTSTTGSNSFLITKAPLLLAYLIL; encoded by the coding sequence ATGACAGAAAGCAGCCAACAAAGAAGGTCGACCTTTAACAGGTATATCGCAGCAGCCGTAGCAATACTACTGCCAATACTGCCACAACAAGCGATACAACAACTTCCACCGGCAGTGCTAGCCGACGTAAATACAGTATGCAGGGAGGCAACGTACTTTACAGTTGCTTCCAACCAATACGTACAAAAGCTACAACAACTGAGCTCTGACCTTACGAGCAGTCAGATCCAAACAAAAGTGTGGCAGCTCGCTGCGGCGAAAGCGGCGGCCGTCGACAAAAAAGCGTTTTACACGTCGTTAATCGCCTACGACAACAAACGGCGCAGGGAAGCGGCAATAACGGCGACCGCAGCCATACAAGCGGTGACAAGAGCACTAGCAGCGGTCGCAAGGCAGGCCGGCTACTTAAACGGCAGAGAGCACGCAGCGGACCTGTTAGCAGGGGCGGCGCTAGCGGGCGACCCTACACACTCGGGAACCAGATGCACACATGCCATCACACAAACTCCAACAACGTTCTCGACGTGCACAGACGGTTCGCTGGAGGCCGCAGGGTTTACAAACACCGACCTTGACATCTTCAGAACAACCCACGTCAAGATTTCCAAGCACTCAGACTTAAAAACGTTAACAAGCACCAGCAATGTAATAGCGACGACCACCGGAACAACCTTCACCGGAGCATCGGCAGGGAAATGCCAAGACAGCTCAGAAAGCGGCATAACCGATGTACAACTTTCACTAAAACTAACCAAAGAAGCAAGCCTCTCAACAGCAGCGTCCAAGCTAAAAAATCATGGGACGGCCAGGGACAGCTGCCGGCAGAAAccagaacaacaacaagtcgAGGCCAATGAGGACAAATTAGAAAGGCTCATATGCGAAGCGCAACAGGCAGTGGCAAAAGCAAAACTAGATATAACCGGATTAGACGTGGCAGCACTACAAGCCGACGAAGTAATGCTAGAAGCCACAAACAACTTGGCGATGGGCAACGAACGTGTAGGAGACCcgacaaaaagagaaggaaaagaagctgTAGCCAAGAAAATAGCAGCTCTTGCTGGCGATCCAACAAACTTTTATGCAACCTTCGTCAGCGAgcttaacaaacaaaaagtaacaTTCAAAAAAGCAGGCAAGACAACTGAAAAGTCGCTAGAGGATATAGCAAAGAGCGACGATTTCGGTATAGCAGTCAGTTACTTTGAAGGACAAAGTATGTTAGCGATAGCCGATGCAGCCACAAAGACATGCAAACCACAACTCACTGAAACAGAAGCAACTTGCGCAGCCAGAGGAGCAGGAGATGATTGCAAATCCCCATGCAAATTggttgaagaagaaggtggcaaaaagaagtgcaCATTGGATGCAAAAGCAGCtaaaaaacaagcacaaaACCAAGAAACGGAAGACAAAGATgacaaaacaacaagcaccacaggaagcaattcgtTTCTTATTAccaaggcccctcttttgcttgcatatTTGATTCTATGA